Proteins encoded together in one Lysinibacter cavernae window:
- a CDS encoding ABC transporter permease subunit, protein MNFFFDAIAWILDPAHIGGPSGIVARLGEHVFYTVLAVACAAVIAIPLGLYIGHTGRGRVVAVAITGALRALPTLGLVTLFALLMGVGLVAPITALTILAIPPLLAGAYAGVESIDRRTIDAARSVGMTEWQIVRKVEIPLAGPLMFGGFRSAFLQVVATATVAAYTPLGGLGRFIFDGLPVRDYAQMNAGALLVIALALVADAVFAIAFKLFQPKGVALSRERTGATKATR, encoded by the coding sequence GTGAATTTTTTCTTCGATGCAATCGCATGGATCCTCGATCCTGCCCACATTGGCGGGCCTTCTGGCATTGTGGCGAGGCTCGGTGAACACGTCTTTTATACCGTGCTCGCCGTCGCGTGCGCGGCCGTCATCGCTATCCCGCTTGGTCTCTACATCGGCCACACCGGTCGAGGGCGCGTTGTGGCTGTAGCCATTACCGGAGCGCTTCGCGCGCTCCCGACCCTCGGGCTTGTCACGCTGTTTGCCCTGCTCATGGGCGTTGGCTTGGTAGCACCGATCACGGCGCTCACGATCCTTGCCATCCCGCCGTTGCTCGCCGGAGCCTACGCCGGCGTCGAATCTATTGACCGCCGCACAATCGATGCGGCGCGTTCTGTCGGAATGACCGAGTGGCAAATCGTCCGAAAGGTCGAGATACCACTTGCAGGGCCGCTCATGTTTGGAGGGTTCCGGTCCGCGTTTCTTCAGGTGGTTGCCACGGCAACCGTCGCCGCGTATACGCCCCTCGGTGGGCTCGGGCGCTTTATCTTTGACGGGCTACCCGTCCGCGACTACGCACAAATGAACGCGGGTGCCTTGCTCGTGATCGCCCTTGCGCTTGTCGCCGATGCGGTCTTTGCCATCGCCTTCAAGCTCTTTCAGCCAAAGGGCGTTGCGCTTTCGAGGGAGCGCACCGGCGCAACCAAGGCAACACGCTAG
- a CDS encoding Dps family protein gives MTKTSSTTIPAVANPDVAAGVAQFLSPVVVDLTALAVNGKQAHWHVRGATFIAVHELLDTIVAHAQDFADLAAERIIALGLPIDGRIGSVAANTTTATLSEGFQQADVTIREMIAQLDATIATVQTAVTELDDIDLVSQDVAIAIAQGLEKDRWFLFAHVSE, from the coding sequence ATGACGAAAACATCGTCCACCACCATCCCAGCCGTCGCTAACCCCGACGTTGCAGCAGGCGTCGCTCAGTTCTTGAGCCCAGTGGTTGTCGATCTGACCGCTCTCGCTGTCAACGGCAAGCAGGCCCACTGGCACGTACGTGGCGCAACATTCATTGCGGTGCACGAACTGCTCGACACCATCGTTGCTCACGCCCAAGACTTTGCGGATCTTGCCGCAGAGCGAATCATCGCGCTTGGGTTGCCAATCGACGGGCGCATCGGCTCGGTCGCTGCGAACACCACCACCGCGACGCTGAGCGAGGGCTTCCAGCAGGCCGACGTCACCATCCGGGAGATGATCGCGCAGCTCGACGCCACGATCGCAACGGTGCAGACCGCCGTCACCGAGCTCGATGACATCGACCTCGTAAGCCAGGACGTAGCCATCGCAATTGCGCAGGGCCTTGAGAAGGACCGCTGGTTCCTCTTCGCCCACGTAAGCGAATAA
- a CDS encoding DUF6328 family protein has translation MSHSTRDNPSDHNEPPADARDSKQGQNDGRDESRNERADRNWSELLQELRVSQIGIQVLTGFLLTAAFQPRFSDLDSVQRCVYLALVGLTALGTVVNLAPVALHRAVFGRGEKRGVVQYGDVMLRITLCIIGLIFVGVTFLLFDVVLSRLCGFIAGGCVALFAVILWVVLPSRLRRSHESVDGAVVGEPAASARPLQ, from the coding sequence ATGAGTCACTCCACCCGAGACAATCCCTCAGACCACAACGAACCACCGGCAGACGCTCGTGACAGCAAACAGGGACAGAATGACGGACGGGACGAGTCCCGAAACGAACGTGCCGATCGCAACTGGTCAGAGCTACTCCAGGAGCTTCGTGTTTCACAGATCGGCATTCAAGTCCTTACCGGCTTTCTCCTGACCGCCGCATTTCAACCACGTTTTAGCGACCTCGATTCTGTGCAACGCTGCGTGTACCTCGCGCTTGTTGGATTGACCGCGCTCGGTACGGTCGTCAACCTTGCGCCCGTTGCCTTGCATCGGGCGGTCTTTGGGCGGGGCGAAAAGCGTGGCGTCGTGCAATACGGGGACGTCATGTTGCGAATAACACTCTGCATTATTGGCCTCATCTTTGTCGGCGTGACGTTTTTGCTCTTTGACGTCGTCCTGTCACGACTGTGCGGCTTCATTGCAGGTGGATGCGTCGCCCTCTTCGCGGTCATCCTCTGGGTTGTCCTTCCATCGCGATTGCGCCGCAGCCACGAATCCGTCGATGGCGCGGTCGTTGGCGAGCCAGCGGCATCCGCTCGCCCACTCCAGTAG
- a CDS encoding gamma carbonic anhydrase family protein produces MATDPDARMIQLGEEASPVVADTAWVAPGAVCVGRVYLAERASVWYNATLRAEVEDIRIGEGSNVQDGVAMHVDLGFPVTLGRDVSVGHNAVVHGATVEDGALIGMNATLLNGAVVGAGSLVAAGALVLAGTVIPPGVLAAGVPAKVRRELTDDERDGLRANAKNYLAHTQKHVAARGASTAALHEK; encoded by the coding sequence ATGGCAACCGATCCCGACGCCCGCATGATCCAACTTGGCGAGGAGGCCTCTCCGGTCGTCGCTGATACGGCCTGGGTCGCCCCTGGAGCCGTCTGCGTCGGACGTGTCTATCTCGCGGAACGGGCCAGTGTTTGGTACAACGCAACGCTCAGGGCCGAGGTCGAGGATATCCGCATTGGCGAGGGCAGCAATGTCCAAGACGGCGTTGCCATGCATGTTGATTTGGGTTTCCCTGTGACGCTGGGCCGTGACGTATCTGTTGGGCACAACGCGGTTGTGCACGGCGCGACCGTTGAAGATGGCGCGTTGATTGGGATGAACGCAACGCTGCTGAACGGCGCCGTCGTTGGTGCCGGCTCGCTGGTCGCCGCAGGGGCGCTGGTGCTTGCTGGCACGGTTATCCCGCCAGGCGTGCTTGCAGCGGGCGTGCCGGCAAAGGTTCGGCGCGAACTTACTGACGACGAACGTGATGGGTTGCGAGCGAACGCGAAGAACTATCTGGCCCACACTCAGAAACACGTGGCGGCAAGAGGAGCGTCGACGGCCGCCCTGCATGAAAAGTAA
- a CDS encoding RNA-binding S4 domain-containing protein gives MTDPQSVRVDSWLWAVRATKTRSLATSACRAGHVRVADTRVKAAQTVKVGDTVRLRVSGFDRILVVKRLITKRVSAAVAAECFEDLTPPPPKPEDAPAVPIRDRGAGRPTKRERRDLEKLRGRVPGGESLERVESQGTKDLF, from the coding sequence ATGACCGACCCGCAAAGCGTACGAGTAGACAGCTGGCTCTGGGCAGTTCGAGCGACAAAGACGCGCTCCCTTGCCACGAGTGCGTGCCGTGCCGGTCACGTCCGCGTCGCCGATACTCGCGTGAAGGCGGCCCAAACCGTGAAGGTTGGCGATACCGTGCGCCTCAGGGTGAGCGGGTTCGACCGCATCCTTGTGGTCAAGCGGCTCATCACGAAGCGGGTCAGCGCCGCGGTTGCTGCCGAATGCTTCGAAGATCTCACACCACCACCGCCAAAACCGGAAGATGCGCCGGCAGTTCCCATCCGCGACCGTGGAGCCGGGCGCCCGACCAAACGTGAGCGGCGCGACCTCGAAAAGCTGCGCGGCCGGGTTCCCGGCGGCGAAAGCCTCGAACGCGTAGAATCGCAAGGAACAAAGGACCTGTTTTGA
- a CDS encoding ABC transporter substrate-binding protein translates to MYATSSPLRRRALPAVLAVAATVSLALSACSSSDPYSSDTSTDAGASTTVVVGSAGFPESEIVAEIYAQALTAGGIDVSTSMSIGQRDVYLAALQDGSIDLVPEYSGNLLQYYDEASTARTSDEVLEALSKAVPDGYEVLDQAPAEDKDSYNVTAEFASEHNLKSLADLAALDVPITIGGNPELAKRPYGPEGLTKIYGVPADKITFEPYNDSGGPLTVSALNDGKVQVADIFTTSPAITDNKFVTLEDPENMILPQNILPLMNSEKASDEVKKILNEVSAKLTTEDLVALNARSEGSEKASPSTLAKDWLTEKGLN, encoded by the coding sequence ATGTATGCAACATCATCACCACTGCGGCGACGGGCGCTTCCAGCCGTGCTCGCGGTGGCAGCAACGGTCAGCCTGGCCCTGAGCGCGTGCTCATCGTCAGACCCTTATTCCTCCGACACGTCAACTGACGCAGGGGCATCCACAACCGTGGTTGTTGGTTCAGCCGGATTCCCCGAGTCCGAAATTGTTGCCGAGATCTACGCTCAGGCGCTCACCGCTGGCGGTATCGACGTCAGCACATCAATGAGCATCGGCCAGCGTGACGTCTACCTTGCTGCCCTGCAGGACGGCTCCATCGACCTCGTGCCCGAGTACAGCGGCAACCTGTTGCAGTATTACGACGAGGCAAGCACGGCTCGCACCAGCGATGAGGTTCTTGAAGCGCTGTCGAAGGCAGTGCCAGATGGCTACGAGGTGCTTGACCAGGCACCAGCCGAAGACAAAGATTCCTACAACGTCACGGCAGAGTTCGCGAGCGAACATAACCTGAAGAGTCTTGCCGACCTTGCCGCGCTCGACGTGCCGATCACCATCGGAGGCAACCCAGAGCTTGCCAAGCGACCATACGGTCCAGAGGGCCTCACCAAGATCTACGGAGTTCCCGCAGACAAGATCACGTTTGAACCGTACAACGATAGTGGCGGCCCGCTCACCGTCAGCGCGCTGAACGACGGCAAGGTGCAGGTGGCGGACATCTTCACCACGTCGCCTGCCATCACCGACAACAAATTTGTCACCCTCGAAGACCCAGAGAACATGATTCTGCCCCAGAATATCCTGCCCCTGATGAACAGCGAGAAAGCGTCAGACGAGGTGAAGAAGATTCTGAATGAGGTCTCGGCAAAACTCACAACAGAAGACCTCGTCGCGCTCAACGCACGCAGCGAAGGCTCCGAAAAGGCGTCGCCGTCAACGCTCGCAAAAGACTGGCTGACCGAAAAGGGTCTCAACTAG
- a CDS encoding ABC transporter ATP-binding protein yields MITFENVSKTFSDGTRAVEDFSLVIPSRTTTVIVGSSGCGKTTIMRMINRMVNPTTGSIHIDDDDIAKLDPVALRRRIGYVMQNSGLLPHRTVLDNVATVPMLSGTPKKEARAAALDLLDTVGLDRAMASKYPSQLSGGQQQRVGVARGLAADPNILLMDEPFGAVDPLVRTELQHELRRIQNKLAKTIVFVTHDIEEAFLLGDEVVILRKGGHIAQRGTPAEILANPVDDFVASFVGADRGKRLLNIQQVGSRRVLVDENGAVAGVLAEEAADGLGHR; encoded by the coding sequence ATGATCACGTTTGAGAACGTCAGCAAGACTTTTTCCGATGGCACCCGCGCTGTCGAAGATTTCAGCCTCGTCATTCCCTCGCGAACGACAACCGTCATCGTTGGTTCGTCTGGGTGCGGTAAGACCACCATCATGCGCATGATCAACCGCATGGTTAACCCCACGACCGGCAGCATTCATATCGACGATGACGATATCGCAAAGCTCGATCCCGTCGCCCTCCGCCGCCGCATCGGCTACGTCATGCAAAACTCTGGTCTGCTGCCGCATCGCACGGTGCTCGATAACGTTGCAACAGTGCCCATGCTGAGCGGTACACCCAAAAAAGAGGCACGTGCCGCTGCGCTTGATCTCCTCGACACGGTTGGGCTCGATCGTGCGATGGCAAGTAAGTATCCGAGCCAGCTCTCCGGTGGCCAGCAGCAGCGAGTTGGCGTTGCCCGTGGCCTCGCAGCCGACCCCAATATTTTGCTCATGGATGAACCCTTTGGCGCGGTCGACCCGCTCGTTCGTACCGAGCTGCAGCATGAACTCCGGCGCATACAGAACAAACTCGCGAAGACCATCGTGTTTGTCACCCACGACATCGAAGAGGCCTTTCTCCTTGGCGACGAAGTGGTCATCTTGCGTAAAGGCGGCCATATCGCGCAGCGAGGCACCCCTGCCGAGATCCTTGCGAATCCGGTCGACGACTTTGTCGCCAGTTTTGTCGGTGCCGATCGCGGCAAGCGGCTCCTGAACATCCAGCAGGTTGGCTCGCGCCGCGTGCTTGTTGACGAAAACGGTGCTGTTGCCGGCGTCCTCGCAGAGGAGGCTGCCGATGGATTGGGTCATCGCTAA
- a CDS encoding DUF3105 domain-containing protein — protein MPHSNSQEQPTTKQRREQQRQEKLAEFNRQKARSKRNKRIGVIVGVTAGVAVVGLLATVVFSSLNKPERDEINIAGAETFEGLTNNHVTGTVEYEQSPPVGGDHNSYWLNCAAYTEEVPQENAVHSLEHGAVWVTYDPKKLNEDEVATLRGKLPSTYVILSPKSDLPSPIVMSAWGAQVKLSDPTDDRIQRFLDKYWKSPSVPEPGASCSGALDGPGKDS, from the coding sequence GTGCCACATTCGAACAGCCAAGAGCAGCCAACCACTAAGCAGCGGCGAGAACAGCAGCGACAAGAGAAACTCGCCGAGTTCAACCGTCAGAAAGCGCGCAGCAAACGGAACAAACGAATCGGCGTCATCGTTGGCGTTACCGCGGGTGTCGCCGTCGTTGGCCTTCTCGCAACGGTCGTCTTCAGCTCACTGAACAAACCAGAGCGAGACGAAATCAACATCGCAGGGGCCGAGACCTTTGAGGGGCTCACCAACAACCACGTGACCGGCACGGTTGAATATGAACAGTCTCCCCCGGTCGGAGGCGATCACAATTCCTACTGGCTTAACTGTGCCGCCTACACCGAAGAAGTGCCACAAGAAAACGCAGTCCACTCGCTTGAACACGGGGCAGTCTGGGTCACGTACGACCCAAAGAAGCTGAATGAGGATGAGGTAGCGACGCTCAGGGGAAAGCTGCCAAGCACCTACGTCATCCTCTCGCCAAAGTCAGACCTTCCATCCCCCATCGTGATGAGCGCGTGGGGCGCGCAGGTGAAGCTGTCTGACCCAACCGACGACCGCATCCAGCGCTTTCTTGATAAGTACTGGAAATCGCCGTCTGTGCCGGAGCCTGGCGCCTCATGCTCTGGAGCCCTCGACGGCCCTGGCAAAGACTCCTAG
- a CDS encoding GNAT family N-acetyltransferase has protein sequence MTSNFLSLPADSTSQQALADQGLRYDTVASDDAAAMRAWLDADMRGFHSATASAALIEHELATITGNRVTGIWDARTAQPEVPVATVSSWPMPLTVAPQQTIDGWAISSVTVSPTHRRRGLARNLLLGELRTAVAHGCAIAMLTVTQATIYGRFGFGPAAFSSAYTVDTQRAVWSGPVPTGALSFVSQEVALDIGPAIKERVRLQTPGEVPVQQLWWKETLGLSPSSPADSHEQLRVVCYSNENGDNDGLVVYRVESSDDHSSATLELVELIAATPAAYAALWRFVLEMDPITVVKATRRAVVEPLTWQVLDSRSVRKTDERDHLWLRILDVERVLASRAYAAAGALVLDVVDPDGFATGTYRLTTDANGTGSVERVDGAAAELRVGIAELSSLLLGGLRAETLASAGRIAELVPGAALAFDRVFASATVPRLSTWF, from the coding sequence ATGACCTCGAATTTTCTCTCGCTGCCAGCCGATTCAACATCTCAGCAGGCGCTTGCCGACCAGGGCTTGCGCTACGACACCGTTGCCAGCGATGATGCTGCGGCGATGCGGGCCTGGCTCGACGCAGACATGCGGGGATTCCATTCGGCAACCGCTTCGGCCGCGCTTATCGAACATGAACTCGCGACAATCACGGGCAACCGGGTCACCGGCATCTGGGACGCACGAACGGCGCAACCGGAGGTTCCCGTTGCAACCGTGAGTTCCTGGCCTATGCCGCTCACGGTTGCGCCTCAGCAAACGATTGATGGGTGGGCGATCAGCTCGGTCACCGTTTCACCAACGCACCGAAGGCGAGGCCTTGCCCGCAACCTCCTCCTTGGGGAGCTGCGCACTGCCGTTGCACACGGCTGTGCGATTGCAATGCTCACCGTTACCCAAGCCACAATTTACGGCAGGTTCGGATTTGGCCCTGCCGCCTTCAGCTCGGCCTATACAGTTGATACCCAACGGGCGGTTTGGAGTGGGCCAGTACCGACCGGAGCCCTGAGCTTTGTGTCGCAGGAAGTGGCACTCGACATCGGTCCGGCGATCAAGGAACGGGTTCGTCTGCAGACTCCCGGTGAAGTGCCAGTGCAGCAGTTGTGGTGGAAAGAAACGCTTGGCCTCTCCCCCTCATCGCCGGCCGACAGCCACGAGCAGCTCCGCGTCGTTTGCTATTCCAACGAGAACGGCGACAACGACGGCCTCGTTGTCTACCGCGTCGAATCCTCTGACGACCACTCTTCTGCCACCCTCGAGCTGGTCGAACTTATTGCCGCTACGCCAGCCGCGTACGCCGCGCTGTGGCGATTTGTGCTCGAAATGGACCCGATCACGGTTGTGAAGGCGACGCGTCGGGCCGTTGTTGAACCGCTGACCTGGCAGGTTCTCGATTCGCGATCCGTGCGAAAGACTGACGAGCGCGATCATCTCTGGCTTCGTATCCTCGACGTTGAGCGGGTCCTCGCCTCGCGCGCGTATGCTGCAGCCGGCGCGCTCGTCCTCGACGTCGTTGATCCCGACGGCTTCGCAACCGGCACCTATCGCTTGACAACCGATGCCAACGGCACGGGCAGCGTGGAGCGCGTCGACGGAGCAGCTGCCGAGCTGCGCGTTGGTATCGCTGAGCTCTCTTCGCTTTTGCTTGGTGGGTTGCGGGCGGAAACGCTGGCCTCAGCCGGCCGCATTGCCGAGCTCGTGCCAGGGGCGGCCCTCGCGTTTGATCGGGTATTTGCGTCGGCAACGGTGCCTCGCCTCAGCACCTGGTTTTGA
- a CDS encoding ABC transporter permease, with translation MDWVIANWPQIWSLTLSHLWLSLPPTIIGLLLALPLGWLAHRFGATRGVLLTVSGLLYTIPSLPLFIIMPLLLGTRILDPLNVVIALTLYAVALLLRSVTEAFDSVSNDVRQSSISLGFSPVQRVLRVELPLALPVVIAAMRVVSASTISLVSVGSLIGVSSLGYLFTNGFQRNFPTEIMVGIVGTILLAGLFDLIIVGIGRVLLPWSRVKEAS, from the coding sequence ATGGATTGGGTCATCGCTAACTGGCCTCAAATCTGGTCGCTGACGCTGAGCCATCTGTGGCTTTCGCTTCCACCCACCATCATTGGGCTGCTACTCGCGCTCCCACTTGGTTGGTTGGCGCACCGCTTTGGGGCGACGAGGGGAGTCTTGCTCACGGTGAGCGGGTTGCTGTACACAATCCCGTCGCTGCCGTTGTTCATCATCATGCCGCTGCTGCTCGGCACCAGAATCCTTGACCCCCTCAACGTGGTCATTGCGCTCACCCTGTATGCGGTTGCCTTGCTCTTGCGAAGCGTCACCGAGGCGTTTGATTCGGTCTCCAACGACGTGCGCCAGTCGTCGATCTCGCTCGGGTTCTCGCCGGTGCAGCGGGTGCTGCGTGTTGAGCTGCCGCTCGCCCTGCCCGTAGTTATCGCCGCTATGCGTGTGGTGTCGGCAAGCACCATCAGCCTCGTGAGCGTTGGGTCGTTGATCGGGGTATCAAGCCTCGGATACCTCTTCACGAACGGGTTCCAGCGCAACTTTCCCACCGAGATCATGGTAGGAATCGTTGGCACAATCCTGCTGGCAGGGCTCTTCGACCTCATCATTGTTGGGATTGGGCGAGTCCTCTTGCCCTGGTCTCGGGTGAAGGAGGCCTCGTGA
- a CDS encoding DUF305 domain-containing protein, which translates to MSSRALRLLIAGAITLLVVVAASVIIGRATAPSTLAVPGTLSAEAGFARDMQTHHDQAVEMAMIMREQTTNDEIKSLAYDVATSQAQQSGQMFGWLAAWGLPQNSPREAMAWMADSGHTHNTESVGATAGVMPGMATQADIDRLQSLTGEDAEVLFLQLMIAHHRGGVDMAKAVVERSKHQVVTDLAQSIITAQTGEIEYMTSLLAERGVN; encoded by the coding sequence GTGTCTTCACGCGCACTGCGGCTCCTCATCGCCGGGGCCATAACTCTCCTGGTTGTCGTGGCGGCCAGCGTCATTATCGGGCGTGCAACCGCGCCGTCAACGCTCGCCGTCCCCGGCACGCTCAGCGCAGAGGCGGGGTTCGCCCGTGACATGCAGACCCATCATGACCAAGCCGTTGAGATGGCAATGATCATGCGTGAGCAAACCACAAACGATGAGATCAAGAGCCTTGCCTATGACGTCGCAACCTCCCAGGCGCAACAGTCTGGTCAAATGTTCGGCTGGCTTGCCGCGTGGGGACTCCCCCAGAACTCACCCCGTGAAGCTATGGCGTGGATGGCCGACAGTGGGCATACGCACAACACCGAAAGCGTTGGTGCCACGGCAGGCGTCATGCCGGGCATGGCCACACAGGCCGACATCGATCGATTGCAATCCCTCACGGGAGAAGACGCAGAGGTACTGTTTCTGCAGCTCATGATCGCCCATCACCGCGGCGGCGTAGATATGGCAAAGGCCGTGGTCGAACGGAGCAAACATCAGGTTGTCACCGACCTGGCGCAGAGCATCATCACCGCACAAACCGGCGAAATTGAGTACATGACCTCGCTGCTCGCCGAACGAGGCGTCAACTAG
- a CDS encoding arsenic resistance protein produces MWLYIACIAIAAILGYWLPQAASALKVAVSPALALLMLVTFAGIPFASVVKQDGRGRFLCTLFLLNGVVAPTVAFGLSRFVSADPVLVFGVLLVLLLPCVDYVVTFTGIAGGNAAALLAATPLLLVAQILMLPVYLWLLIGADAAQLAITPALLEAFGLVVLLPMLVALGLQLVARQTNGPAAASRALLRGGEAAMVPVMMLNLVLIVYVQTGTVQDQVIRVLPTLGIFVLFAALMFGAGIGITCLMRLEVTASRAATFSGITRNSLVILPVALALPASYGLVPVIVVSQTLVEILAMLVCVVLVPLAIRSRGKEAGSGIEATSGRLESKA; encoded by the coding sequence TTGTGGCTCTATATTGCCTGCATCGCCATCGCTGCGATACTCGGTTACTGGCTCCCCCAAGCCGCATCGGCGCTCAAGGTAGCGGTCTCCCCTGCCCTCGCCCTGCTCATGTTGGTGACCTTCGCCGGCATCCCCTTCGCCTCTGTCGTCAAGCAAGATGGCAGGGGTCGGTTCCTTTGCACGTTGTTTCTCCTCAACGGCGTTGTCGCGCCTACGGTGGCCTTTGGACTCAGCCGCTTCGTCAGCGCCGATCCCGTACTCGTGTTTGGGGTCCTTCTTGTTCTGCTGCTGCCCTGTGTCGACTACGTCGTAACGTTTACGGGGATAGCCGGCGGTAACGCCGCCGCGCTACTCGCAGCAACGCCGCTCCTGCTCGTCGCTCAAATACTGATGCTGCCCGTGTATCTCTGGCTACTGATTGGCGCGGACGCGGCACAACTCGCGATAACGCCTGCCCTACTTGAGGCGTTCGGGCTGGTTGTGCTTCTCCCGATGCTGGTGGCCCTTGGGCTACAGCTCGTTGCACGCCAAACAAACGGTCCCGCAGCGGCGTCGAGGGCGTTGCTGCGCGGTGGCGAAGCAGCAATGGTGCCAGTGATGATGCTCAACCTTGTCCTCATCGTCTACGTACAAACGGGTACCGTGCAGGATCAGGTGATCAGGGTGCTTCCGACTCTCGGGATCTTTGTTTTGTTCGCCGCGCTCATGTTTGGCGCGGGTATTGGGATAACGTGCCTCATGCGACTCGAGGTCACCGCGTCACGAGCGGCCACGTTTTCTGGCATCACACGCAATTCCTTGGTCATCCTTCCCGTCGCACTGGCGCTTCCTGCGTCATACGGTCTTGTGCCGGTGATTGTGGTGTCGCAGACCCTCGTCGAGATTCTGGCGATGCTCGTATGTGTTGTGCTCGTGCCACTGGCCATTCGATCACGGGGCAAGGAGGCAGGCTCGGGCATCGAAGCGACATCCGGTCGGTTAGAGTCGAAGGCATGA